A segment of the Chitinophagaceae bacterium genome:
TCAAAATTTATGGCGTATTTAATTCCGGGTGTAAGTGAAGACCTGGTAGCTTTTGATCTTGGCTTCATTAAAATTTCTCCTGCACAACTTGTTTCTATTGCATTGATCATCCTGCTCACTTTTATAAATACAAGAGGAGTAAAAGAAGGGAAATATATTCAAACCACTTTTACGGTTACAAAACTATTGAGTTTATTTGGCCTGATTATTTTCGGGTTGATCTTAATGAAAGGCGATGTGTGGACGGCCAACTGGTCGAATGCATGGACGATTCAATCTTTAAGCAAAGACGGTTCAACCGCCAGTTTAACAACGATCGCTGCATTGGGAGCAATTGCTGCCGCCATGGTTGGTTCAATTTTCAGCAGTGATGCATGGAATAATGTTACATTTATTGCAGGTGAAATTAAAAACCCAAAACGAAACATCGGTTTAAGTTTATTCTTAGGAACGCTGATTGTTACAATCATTTATGTTTCTGCCAATGTAATGTACACTGCCGTACTTCCATTGCAGGAAATTGCTTCAGCAGAAAAAGACAGGGTAGCAGTTGCTGCTTCGAACGTGATCTTTGGAAATGCAGGAACCATCATTATTGCATTGATGATTATGGTTTCAACTTTTGGCTGTAACAATGGGTTGATCCTTGCAGGAGCAAGGGGTTTATTATACCATGGCAAAGGATGGACTGTTTTTAAACAGGCCGGAGAGCTGAATAAATTTGCAGTGCCGCAATGGAGTTTGTGGGTACAGTGTATCATTGCCTGTTTATGGAGTGTAAGTGGAAAGTATGGTCAGCTGCTGGATATGATTTCATTTGTGGTAGTGCTGTTTTTACATGTTAACTATTGGCGGCATATTCATTCTGCGTAAAAGCGACCTGATATAGAACGGCCTTACAAAGCATTCCGGCTATCCGTTATTGCCCATTATGTATATTCTTATGGGGCTTGCGTTTTGTATTTTGTTGATCGTCTTCAAACCTGAATTTACATGGCCGGGTTTGATCATTGTACTAATTGGTATTCCTGTTTATTATCTTGCAGTGGCAAGTAAAAAGAAAACAGCATAAAGATGAGTGGCTATAATTTTGATGAATTATTTGAAAAGTTATCACAGATAAAAGTAGGAGTGATTGGTGATGTAATGCTTGATACCTATATGTGGGGTCATGTAGATCGTATTTCTCCCGAAGCACCGGTTCCCATTGTTTCATTAGATAAAAAAGAGTACCGTATTGGTGGTGCAGCAAATGTTGCACTGAATATTGCATCGCTCGGTGCATCTGTTTCTATGCTGAGCGTAATAGGAAATGATGAGGAGGGAAAACTGCTGAATCAATTGTTACAAGAGAAGAAAATCAAAACAGATTTTTTGCTGAATAGTAACAAACGCATTACTACCAGTAAAACAAGAGTCATCAGCCGCAACCAGCAAATGATGAGACTGGATAATGAAATCACTCATGATCTCTGGTATGAAGATGAGAACAGGCTGATACTTGCACTGCAAACATTTATTGCACAGGAAAAACCGCATGTACTCATTTTTGAAGATTATAACAAAGGAGTATTAACTGAACTCATTATTCAGAAAGCAATTGACCTGTGCAAACATCATGGCATCGTTACAGCAGTTGATCCCAAACGAAAGAATTTCTTTAATTATAAAGGAGTGGAGATTTTCAAGCGTAATTTAAAAGAAGTAAAGGAAGGTTTGAATTTAGTTGTTGAGGATGTGAATGAAGAAACACTGAAATCGATTCATACAAAACTGGCAGAGAAATTACAGCACCACACATCATTCATTACTCTTTCTGAAAAAGGGGTGTTCTACAATAATGAAACAGAAGCAGGAATTATTCCAACACATATCCGCAGTATTGCAGATGTAAGCGGTGCAGGTGATACAGTGATTGCTGTTGCTTCACTTGTTTATGCAGCAACGAAGGATGTAAAGCTGATGGCTGAAATGGCTAACATTGCCGGCGGATTGGTATGTGAAGAAGTAGGAACTGCTGCGATCAATAAAGACCGTCTGATACAGGAATGCAAGCTCTTATTGAATTAAAATCTCATGCAAACATTTTCAATTGCTATACATGGTGGTGCAGGTACAATCCTGAAGCAGGATATGACTGCTGAGCTGGAAGCTGCTTACATCAAGGGTTTGGAAGATGCATTGTCTGCTGGTTATTCTGTTTTGGAAAAAGGCGGAACTGCATTGAATGCAGTTGCAGCTGCGGTTGTTTCATTAGAAAATTGCATCATGTTCAATGCAGGGAAAGGTTCTGTGTTTACAAAAAATGGCACACATGAAATGGATGCAGCAATCATGGATGGAAAATCACTTGATGCAGGTGCGGTTGCAGGAGTAAGTTCTGTAAAAAATCCTGTTGCGCTTGCATTGGCGATTATGCAAAAAAGTGAACATGTTTTATTAAGTGGTGATGGAGCTTTGCAATTTGCAAAACAACAGGGATTGAAAATTGAAGATGAAGCTTATTTTTTTCGCAATTCCGGTGTGATCAATGGCAGCTGGTGAAGGATGAAGATAAGATTGCACTGGATCATAATATCCAGGTTGAAAAGCCCTCCTCCACTAAAACTACGGCGGGCAAGAAATTTGGAACAGTTGGTGCAGTTGCCTGCGACCGTTATGGAAATATAGCCGCTTCAACAAGCACCGGCGGCATGACGAATAAGAATTATAACCGCATTGGCGACAGCCCCATTATTGGTGCAGGTACTTATGCAAATAATAAAACCTGTGCCATTTCCTGTACAGGACACGGTGAATTGTTTTTAAAAGCAGTTGCTGCTTATGATATAAGCTGTTTAATGGAATACAAAGGAATGAGTTTGCAGGAAGCAATGGATTTTGTTACACTTGATAAATTAGTGAAAATAAACGGTGAAGGCGGAATGGTTGGTGTGGATGCAAAAGGAAATACAGCCCTTGTATTTAACAGCGACGGTATGTACCGTGCAATGCAAAACAGTAATGGTGAAAAACAAATTGCCATCTACAGATATTAACTCTCAACTGCTTTGTACTACGTTGCTCTAAAGGCTTTTCGTTTAAGATTATGTGGAAATGCTCTATCAAAAGAGCGAAGTAGTATCTTTGAACAATGAAAACATATGCTGTAATTGTGGCCGGTGGTGCCGGTAAAAGAATGGGTTCAGCACTTCCCAAACAATTTTTATTACTGAAGAATAAACCTGTTCTCTATTATACTATTGATGCTTTTCTGAAAGCTGTTCCCGGTATTCATGTTATCATTGTATTGCCTGAAGAACATTTAGAACTCGGAAAAGAAATTGTGGATGGTTTTTTTGATGAACAACAGATTCAGTTAACAGTTGGTGGTGAAACAAGATTTCATTCTGTACAGAATGGGTTGAAGCTGATCAGTGAAGAATCAATCATCTTTGTGCATGATGGTGTTCGTTGTTTAGTTAGTGAAGAATTGATTCAGCGTTGTTATACAACTGCACTGGAAACAGGCAGTGCAATACCTGCTGTTGAATGCAGGGATAGTGTACGGATGATTACAGAAGATGGCAATGATCCTGTTGACAGAACCAAATTGCGTCTTGTTCAAACACCTCAAACTTTTCACAGTAAAATACTATTGCCTGCTTTTGCAATTGATTATAAAGAACGCTTTACAGATGAAGCTACTGTAGTGGAAGCATTTGGATTGAAAGTAACCCTGGTGCAGGGTGAAGAAACCAATATCAAAATCACTAACCCAATTGACCTTGTAATTGCAGAGAAGATACTGGAAGACTAAATTCCGTCAGACGTGGCCGTCCGACGGGGCGTATCAATCTTTCATCCACCTTAATAATTTCGGCAACCTGTTCATGCGTAAGGCAGGGTATCTTTCTTCTGTTGCACCATAACTGCTGTAGAAGAATGCAAGGTTACGGATATCACTTCCTTCAAAGTCAAGCAGAGTGGGGGTTGCAGCATGTTTTTTTATAAAGCAATCAATCAGGTAATGCGAAGCTCCCAATGTTTTTCCATTTGGGTGATTGCCAACAAGTATATAATACCAACGGGAATGAGAGTATAGAAACACGGCAGAAGCAAGTAACTCAGCAGCTTTTGAATAAATGCCGATCGTTTCAATCGTTTGATTTTTTTCTGCTTCTGCAACTACTTTTGAAAACCTGCTGATCTGTTCATCGCTAATTGCTGAAATGCGTTGCATGGTTTCTTTGGCCAGCGATATGATTTCATTCAGTTCAATTTCTTCTTTTACAACTAAGCCACCTGTTTCTGCTTTTTTAATATTACGCTTCAAATTAGAGCGGTAAGCACTGCTGATGGTTTCGTAATCTTTATTTAAAGGAAGTACATAGTTAATCCGTTCAGTTAACGGATAATCAGCTACACTGAAAAGATTCCGCTGGTTAAGATAAATATCAAAATATTTAAACTTTTGCGGAATTGCTTTCAGAAAGGCTTCAACGGTTTCTTTTGTAATTTTCTCTTTTGAGAATACACCAAGACTGGCACAAAAGAAAGGCTGAAACAAATAGTGAATACCATATTTCTTATTCCAGGTGAGTGGCATCACAGCTTCATAGTCATTTTAACACCAATGCATCCCATTGGTCAGCCATCGCATCGAGGTACCAGGAGTAACTGTAAATAAGGCCGTTTACTGAATGATCAATACAGTTATCCCATTTTGTTTTATCTATTTCAGGATGTGGTATGTAGTTGATTTGCTGCATCAGAAAGGCATGCGCCTGTCAAATTTTTTCAGACTGAGGTTTTGTATATCGATACTGAAAGCAATGTTTTTCAAAAATCGTTTTTCAGTAATGGTTGATTCAAAATAATCCCTGTACACTTTGCTGTATAATAAAGGAACATAAACAGTGATTGTATTTTTCAGGAATGACATTTGCAAACCTGCATCATATAAAACTCTGCCGGTACTTGCATTTGCTTTCCATGCATCTGCATAAGTACCGATGTCAACATATACTTTCAGTGGAATTTTTACAGGAAAAACTTTCAGGATATTTATTTGATCAGGAATATCAGTAACAAAATTCATCGCCATTAACCAGTCATCTGTTTTGCCAATTTTGGCTGCCAGTAAATCTGTACGAACTTTAAAGCCGCCATCTCTCATCATGATCTGCTGACTGGCAAAGCCCTCAAATTCATTCCTGCCAATAAAGTAATTGCTGTAAGTATAATCTTCATAGCCTTTTGGTCCTGACATGTTTAAATGATAAGGATCGGTATTGAATTGTTTACTGATGGTTTTGGAACCGAGGTAAATAAACTTGCCCGCAAAAATGCGGATATCAGCCCCCAGCGAAGCATTGTAGTTGAAGTAATAATTTCCCGTTACTGCAAGGCGAATAAATTCTTTGCCCTGTTCTGCCACCAATTCAGCTTTGTACGGATACAGAGCCCTTGTATTCTGCACAACATAACGAAACTGATTAATGTACCGGTTTGTTTGAATTGTTTTTACTTCTGTGAACCGGTTACCATTAGGAAATGTATCGCTTCTGAAACGTAACTCATCTTCGTTCAGAAAAAATGTTTTCCATTGAATGAAACGTTCTCTTGTGCTTCTTGGGTTCTTTTCTGCCAGCACAAACTTCAGCGATGGAGATACTTTCCTGAAGCCGGTTACGTATTTGTTATTGGCTGTATCAATAAAATCGCCTGTGTTAAACTTCAGCCCGTTTACTGCAACTGTAATCCGTTGAAATGTTTTCTTTGGATAGAATGTATAACCTAACCGTGCAACACCATTCAGCTGTTTACTTTTTGTGGCATACATCGGTGCAACAATGAATTGAAAAGGAGTGGAGGGTAATGTGAAATTATGCAGTGCTCCCCCAATCATTAACCCGTCGTACAAATTATTACCAATAATGGGAGAGATTATTACAACATTTTCTGTCGCCGTATTTACTCCAACAATGGGAGCAAATTTTAGTTTTTCTTTCCTTCCTGTTTTAACGGTCCGTTCTTATCTAATAAGGAAAAAGTTGAATCAAGATTTCTTCCGGTTGATTGTTCGAGTGATGTTTTTAAATCAAGCGGATAAGGATGTTTCAGTTTCCATTGCTGAAAGTAGTTTTGCATGGCTGCGTCAATTGCACTGCGTCCAAGCTGTTCTTCCAGTAACTGCATAAAGTTTGCGCCTTTCGTGTATGCAATCAGGCCATAATTGCCTTCAGTTAAACTGTCGCTTGTTGT
Coding sequences within it:
- a CDS encoding carbohydrate kinase, which translates into the protein MSGYNFDELFEKLSQIKVGVIGDVMLDTYMWGHVDRISPEAPVPIVSLDKKEYRIGGAANVALNIASLGASVSMLSVIGNDEEGKLLNQLLQEKKIKTDFLLNSNKRITTSKTRVISRNQQMMRLDNEITHDLWYEDENRLILALQTFIAQEKPHVLIFEDYNKGVLTELIIQKAIDLCKHHGIVTAVDPKRKNFFNYKGVEIFKRNLKEVKEGLNLVVEDVNEETLKSIHTKLAEKLQHHTSFITLSEKGVFYNNETEAGIIPTHIRSIADVSGAGDTVIAVASLVYAATKDVKLMAEMANIAGGLVCEEVGTAAINKDRLIQECKLLLN
- a CDS encoding 2-C-methyl-D-erythritol 4-phosphate cytidylyltransferase; its protein translation is MKTYAVIVAGGAGKRMGSALPKQFLLLKNKPVLYYTIDAFLKAVPGIHVIIVLPEEHLELGKEIVDGFFDEQQIQLTVGGETRFHSVQNGLKLISEESIIFVHDGVRCLVSEELIQRCYTTALETGSAIPAVECRDSVRMITEDGNDPVDRTKLRLVQTPQTFHSKILLPAFAIDYKERFTDEATVVEAFGLKVTLVQGEETNIKITNPIDLVIAEKILED